A single region of the Methanobrevibacter ruminantium genome encodes:
- the tfe gene encoding transcription factor E encodes MLRDPIIQNLYPEIFEFEEAVDVIGCLKEWPKSRLCDDNAIARKTKIDIKTVKDILKLLETNNFVYNVKINEICIKIIKHFKSGKLSHEEIAKKVKLDLEIVDQFIEENESLLLETKKTYSQQTLKTLNDNLNALIKGEKKEENEEEAEDKKQEEVNAEEVKDESSDDDKKVMNEDKESEEVVVKGTVEETSEEEKPAKKSKAKKPKKEKAKKRAVNQKFWYLTFDEIIDCLKNGYTTDEEISEKTNCKLNIVRKILYKLYDMRLASYKRDKDKETQWYTYDWRFNENEYKKLEFNLASSELKRLNSELEYEENNMFFVCPNGHYRLDFEDASTVEFLCPECDLDLEFEDNQEKIDSKKEEIKILEDIISG; translated from the coding sequence ATGTTAAGAGATCCAATTATTCAAAATTTATATCCTGAAATTTTTGAATTCGAAGAAGCTGTAGATGTTATAGGATGTCTTAAAGAATGGCCTAAGAGCAGATTATGTGATGACAATGCTATTGCTAGAAAAACTAAAATAGATATTAAAACAGTTAAAGATATTCTTAAATTGCTTGAAACAAACAACTTCGTTTACAATGTAAAAATCAACGAAATTTGTATAAAAATCATTAAACACTTTAAATCTGGAAAGCTTAGCCATGAAGAGATAGCAAAAAAAGTCAAATTGGATTTGGAAATTGTAGACCAATTCATTGAAGAAAATGAATCTCTTCTATTGGAAACTAAAAAAACTTATTCCCAACAAACCTTAAAAACATTAAATGATAATTTAAATGCTTTAATTAAGGGAGAGAAAAAGGAAGAAAATGAAGAAGAAGCAGAGGATAAGAAACAAGAAGAAGTTAATGCTGAAGAAGTCAAGGATGAATCCTCTGATGATGATAAAAAGGTCATGAATGAAGATAAGGAGTCTGAAGAAGTAGTTGTTAAGGGAACTGTTGAAGAGACTTCTGAAGAAGAAAAACCTGCTAAAAAATCAAAAGCTAAAAAGCCTAAAAAGGAAAAAGCTAAAAAAAGAGCAGTTAATCAGAAATTCTGGTATCTTACATTTGATGAAATCATCGATTGCCTTAAGAATGGATACACTACAGATGAAGAGATTTCTGAAAAGACCAATTGTAAGCTAAACATTGTAAGAAAGATTCTTTACAAATTATATGACATGCGTTTAGCAAGCTATAAGAGAGATAAGGATAAGGAAACTCAATGGTACACTTACGATTGGAGATTCAATGAAAATGAGTACAAAAAGTTAGAATTTAATTTAGCAAGTTCTGAACTTAAAAGATTAAACTCTGAATTGGAATATGAAGAGAACAATATGTTCTTCGTTTGTCCAAATGGACATTACCGTCTTGACTTTGAAGACGCTTCAACTGTTGAATTCCTATGTCCAGAATGTGACCTTGATTTGGAATTCGAAGACAATCAAGAAAAAATAGATAGTAAAAAAGAAGAAATTAAAATTCTTGAAGATATAATTTCAGGATAA
- a CDS encoding amino acid-binding protein — protein MWESLNLKFSKYPARMAVAQKMFELGLRISEDGKIYCGDLKISDSALAAAANVDRRVIKSTVDVIIADEGLYEIFSNIIPAGTLIKNIAKSLNLGVIEIEAGEKSDGVLAEVAWIMSKHNISIRQAYAGDTQLNTNPVLTIITEDPIPGELLNEFIKVEGVLKVSIL, from the coding sequence ATGTGGGAAAGTTTAAATTTAAAATTTAGTAAATATCCTGCAAGAATGGCTGTAGCTCAAAAGATGTTTGAGTTAGGATTAAGAATAAGTGAAGATGGTAAGATATATTGTGGAGATTTAAAGATAAGCGACTCTGCATTGGCAGCCGCTGCAAATGTTGATCGTAGGGTAATTAAATCTACAGTTGATGTCATTATTGCTGATGAAGGGTTATATGAAATATTCTCAAATATTATTCCAGCAGGAACATTAATCAAAAACATTGCAAAAAGCTTGAATTTAGGTGTTATTGAAATAGAAGCTGGTGAAAAGAGTGATGGTGTTTTAGCTGAAGTCGCTTGGATCATGAGCAAGCACAATATAAGCATTCGTCAAGCTTATGCAGGAGATACCCAATTGAACACAAACCCTGTTTTGACAATCATTACAGAAGATCCGATTCCTGGTGAACTTCTAAATGAATTCATTAAAGTGGAAGGGGTTTTGAAGGTTTCAATTTTATAA
- a CDS encoding coenzyme F420-0:L-glutamate ligase, translating to MTTNPTYKEAETEKGQKYKYVEIKGYKVIPIETHYIKPNESIDFMIDDISKLANEGDYLVIAETPISVSQGRLVDEADYTPSLKATFLATYWSKYFWGYVLGPILGIKERTIKNLRKLPEESKRHKEVVLQLYGWKHALKPASEAGIDLSNAPGTCVSLLPENPEKVAKEITEDIKSKTNNTITTLIIDTDATYRRGNKYFTGLPIAIPGIEADKGVFGYTLGQLSENLGSTPLGCSREIDVDEAIEIANVAEDYQKSLSTAMETIYSVKDVLDSDTHEVTVESLDSIIHTPAVLIRKME from the coding sequence ATGACAACCAATCCAACCTATAAAGAAGCAGAAACAGAGAAAGGTCAAAAATACAAATATGTGGAAATTAAGGGATACAAGGTAATTCCTATTGAAACACATTACATCAAACCTAATGAAAGCATAGACTTCATGATAGATGACATCTCCAAATTGGCAAATGAAGGGGATTACTTGGTCATTGCAGAAACTCCCATCTCTGTATCTCAAGGAAGATTGGTTGATGAAGCGGATTACACACCATCATTGAAGGCAACATTCTTGGCTACATACTGGAGCAAATACTTCTGGGGATATGTTCTTGGACCGATTCTTGGAATCAAGGAAAGAACCATTAAAAATTTAAGAAAACTTCCAGAAGAATCCAAAAGGCATAAAGAAGTTGTATTGCAGCTTTACGGTTGGAAACATGCATTGAAGCCAGCTTCAGAAGCGGGAATCGATTTAAGCAATGCACCAGGAACATGCGTATCACTGCTTCCTGAAAACCCTGAAAAGGTAGCAAAGGAAATAACTGAAGACATAAAAAGCAAAACCAACAACACAATAACAACATTGATTATAGACACTGATGCAACTTATAGAAGAGGAAACAAATACTTTACAGGACTTCCAATAGCTATTCCTGGAATTGAAGCGGACAAAGGGGTTTTCGGATACACATTAGGACAGCTTTCAGAAAACTTGGGATCTACTCCGTTAGGATGTTCAAGAGAGATAGATGTTGATGAAGCGATTGAAATAGCTAATGTTGCTGAAGATTATCAGAAATCATTATCCACTGCAATGGAAACCATTTATAGTGTAAAAGACGTGTTGGATTCTGACACTCATGAAGTTACTGTAGAATCATTAGATTCCATCATCCATACACCAGCAGTTCTAATTAGAAAAATGGAATAA